ACAGATTCTCCAATATTTCGGCAAAATCTAACCCATGTTTGAGAAAACTTTTGAGCATGATATGCGACCATTCAGCCATGAGAGGGAACTTCATGGGCAATGACCATTCAGGTTTGTTGATTGCAACCACTGTCAACAATTTAGGGATGTGCTCAaagaagaagagctacaaaagagAAAGATTTACGTTCAGGTTATTCTAATTGTCAAACAAAAGCAAACATTTAAAAAGAGCTAGCAAAGAAACCAAACTTACAAGAAGGGGGTAGAGCTGGGAACGAAATTGCAATTCATCTGGCTTCTTAGGATTCCCATGTGCTTTGAATTGTTTTTCCTGGATGCACGCGAGTTCTGCGTGTAGGTTTGCCAATGAGGCAGCACCCCACGCATACTGGTGAATGTTTGTAACGTCAGAAAGAAGGGGCAAGTACCTGGTAGAGGCTTTCCCATCCAACTCTGGGACGACAAAACAGTGAAGATGATACAGCATGTATGCACAAATGTGTTGACGGACTTCTTCAGTGAGTTCCACACTGTCATTCCCAATGTTCCTATACAGTTTTTTGAGAGCAGACAAATTTATGTTGCCATTGACATCCATTATAGCATCACCCTTTAGTGGTTTATAGCCGAATATACGTTCAAATTGTTCACGAGCATCAAAAACTTCACCGCTGACTCTTTTGCCATTGATAGGCAACCCGGTTAGATAAAAAACATCTTGCAACCCGTATGATAGCTTGATATCGTTGAAAAAAAACACCTTATCCTCTTTATTGTAAAACCAGAGTAATTCATTGAGCAATTGGAACGATCGATGGATTGGAAACTTCAAACCTCGATCATTTTCTTGATGGAGGAACTCCAATCCCATGCCTTTAACATAGTGGAGCACGGCTTTACTCGGTTTCCAGTCGTCGATGTTATTTATGTACTCTGTTGTACTATCTATCTTGTATGTCACCATCCTACCAGTTGTAATTGTAGTTGTAGTTGCACTGGAGGAGGTAGAAACGGCCTTCTGCGCAAACCAATTGGAGATGAGGATGTCCTATTTCACACGAACATCTGCGTTGATGAAAATCCGAAACTTCCAAACCTGACAATTAACACTGCCCTTTACTTCACAGCTAAAATTTCCTACTACCcacaacttgaaaaaaaaaatggaggatTTGAAGGGACTCGTGTAAGTGAACCTAATAATTTCATGGTACAAGCAAAAATAGAATTCTTTATGACGTTCTACAAACAGTTACCAACCCATAACATGCTACAACTTGATTTGTTTAAAATTATCAAAAATTGGGAAAACCCACATCATACATTCGTGACCCTAACACTTATTACTAAGAAACGAAACACAAATGAGTCATTTCAACTTATATAAATTAAAACCCTAGTTCAATCAGAGAGCTCAAATCATACAGATTGGATTATGAATtggaaaagaaattaaaaaagttAGACCAAAAGACTAACCTGATAATGATAACGAATCCCCCAAATGGTTTAGTTCTTTAGACCCCAAATCGTTTTCCCCTTAAGCTTTGCTCTAATGAAATTTGGTTATGTGTATAGATAGCTGTGAAACAGTAGGATCTTAGCtgtgaaaagaaagaagaaacgaGCGAAATTAATAAAAGATAATGGAAACGAAGAGAGAAAAGAGTGTGAAAGTAAACTCTGATAGGGTTATAGATAATACGGACTTGAAGCTTTAATATGATCGATCCATGgtgagagaagaagagaagatgaagaggaaatgaGGAGAGAAGAGAGAGGCTTTTAAAGGCGCGCCAAAGATTTGACGGTACAGAGAAAATGAACCGGTTGGTTGGATGTTGACTCCTCCGTTCTCTAATCAGTCACGTTTTGCCAAAGACGCACAATCAGGGTATAAACAAAATAATTTGGGGATATGATTCACATACTTATAGTCATGTTAAGGGGTGTTTTTCTTGGGGACGAAAGTATTAAACTACCATTTAAAAACAACAGTAAATGGGTCATTTGACCAAAAAGACACTTTTCTGGTTTATATGGGCGAGGAAACTTTTCTCTTAGGTGAAATAAACGGGAGATATTTAAAAGTGTAACTGTCAGGATTACCCTTTATCAATTTTCTCTCTATTTTCTCTTCGCCATCTCAAAAAAACAGCAGTCACACCGATCGATTTATCCCCCTTCTATTTTTCTCCACCACAATCATCATGTTGCAACCTGAAATTGGTTTCTCCACCGTCTTTATCATCTTTATCTACCATTTTCATCGTCGTTTTCTACCGTCTACATCAACAGTACCATCATCTTTGTCCACCGCCTACAtcaacattatcatcataatTGAAATTGAAGACTCCATTGTTGAAATTGGTTTCTCCGCCGCCTGCAAACACCATCTCGAGcagcctaattagggtttgaataaatCAATTTCACAAAATGTCACCTAGAACTCGTAAGTTCCCAAACCCTAACTCAATTTTGAAACTGGTTTGCATCTTGCTGTTGTATCTGTATTGAGTTTCGGTTTTCAAAATTGCATGCTTAAATTTTTGAATTGGTTGAAGTACCTAGGTGTAATTGTATACATCATGCTTTACAAACTAATCAAATTAAAATTATGAGTACATGAAACCCACTTTTAATTTGCTTAAATTTgtctaattttgtttcaattgaagttagggtttggaacAATAGtttattcttttgcttacatAATGGTTTATACTTTGTTGAGTTTGTTTACAACTTGGTTTATAGTCTGGTGGAATGGTGTACATATATGCATCCTTGTTTACATTTTGTTAAATCTGAACCTATACGATTTTGTACAtatttgaatttgttttcatcTAATTGTAAATCCCGATGCACATGGTTCCATCATGTGTTCTcgctggatgaaactggtttcccTAGTATGGGCAAAGGATTTGTTGCTCTACAGACTTGCCGCGGGCAGGTCGATCGGGTAAGGGAGAAGTTGGGCCGCCAATGTGCATGTTGACGCCTCTTTGATCATTACAGggaagatctcagccgtccaactaggctggctaagttgaacGATCATGATGTATTTAAGACCCTTTTTAACGGtattagctcgtttgagcttattTTCGAATATCGGGAACACCCATATTAGGGTTGACGTTCAGAGCGCTTGAAAGTTAATTAAATATGACTCGATcgacttgaaaaagcgggggtctaacaaccacacccaatatttcgattagaaatctgtatggactaactccaatatactttctagagaattaactagacagtcagactcaatctaggcaaaagtatatcgaggagttaatatctgttctcttgatttgatctttactcaagcgaatagaaatctacgagtctttatcaaatacaaggaataaacttggatggtaccaaagaccaatatccaaggatcaatcaatatccaatcaacaaccaaaggttggatttcagtATTGATCGAtactacacacaacctgtattatttcaattatataacaaaatataatgcggaatagaaataacacggacatcaaaaattttgttaacgaggaaaccgcaaatgcagaaaaaccccgggacctagtccagattgaacaccacactgtattaagccgctacagacactagcctactacaaactaatttcggtctggactgtagttgaaccctaatcaatatcacactgattcaaggtacagttgcgctccttacgtctttgatcccagcaggatactatgcacttgattcccttagttgatcttacccacaaccatgagttgctacgacccaaagtcgaagactttaataaacaaatctgtatcatacagaaaagtatacaataatagataaatatgtctcccacagataaacctacaagttttgtaccgtcttttgataaaatcaaggtgaacaggaaccaattgacaaaccggacttatattcccaaagaacagcgtagtattatcaatcacctcacaataatctaaatcgtatagtagcgaaactagatattgcggaatcacaaacgatgagacgaagatgttagtgatttctttttatctttctatatcggagatataatctcaagcaaatcttacaattgaactcgtacgatagaaaatggcaagatcggtgatagacgcatttatgtgtctaatttgtcctcaatgtttcgtattgttggtactcgttttcgtccttattatggtgttttgtgtatttttaggtatttttggaaaataaatattgttggaaaaatcgtctcgaaaaatcactcggaacacccccggatgacacttgctatacggagcccagatttggttaaggggcacctcaattactaaggggcaccccaaaaaggcagccgCTATTCGCCCCCACAGCTGGTTagagggacaccatcttcttcaattgaaacttaaaaattggcgggaaaaatgtggcagctctctgagaatgtttcgatcgaaatttgaagatgttctaggtggactaaagggctgaaacttcatgggtagttgtgatatgtcataaaagagctggtatgggtgtttgtttcgatcaaatttggctggaaaatccgtgacaaggaatcagggcagcccgtgcatgagaagaatagttcacgggttttggaagatttatgcgtgttctgctcgtgtatgatgactctagcaacactctggaccgtgaagaagataaatgaggagattttgcagctctagaaacacgtgagaagctaaaacagggaagaaaatattcctagaatatttttcttcattgccgattttaatgaaaatttgtgagagttatggcattttttttttctga
This is a stretch of genomic DNA from Papaver somniferum cultivar HN1 chromosome 1, ASM357369v1, whole genome shotgun sequence. It encodes these proteins:
- the LOC113319446 gene encoding protein MAIN-LIKE 1-like, with amino-acid sequence MVTYKIDSTTEYINNIDDWKPSKAVLHYVKGMGLEFLHQENDRGLKFPIHRSFQLLNELLWFYNKEDKVFFFNDIKLSYGLQDVFYLTGLPINGKRVSGEVFDAREQFERIFGYKPLKGDAIMDVNGNINLSALKKLYRNIGNDSVELTEEVRQHICAYMLYHLHCFVVPELDGKASTRYLPLLSDVTNIHQYAWGAASLANLHAELACIQEKQFKAHGNPKKPDELQFRSQLYPLLLFFFEHIPKLLTVVAINKPEWSLPMKFPLMAEWSHIMLKSFLKHGWYGMPYQRLENNFIPSDYRELGKFAATRTILHFFEKCSYHRPDLAPKQFGIINVDETKLKDMIEIHTCSRKGPRVKNFLDYTANNCNYPAMGLVWEERMHSDLRHQSPMEAENEEDEDQGTAQSTDNVDRVWNDSMELENEQDNPVESELGNEQGLNGIRMPERSCQSLVGAENADQDDDDDYDGNLILDNPESTIWYFI